A region from the Achromobacter seleniivolatilans genome encodes:
- a CDS encoding chromate transporter — protein sequence MNLATLHDLFSVFTPLSFLTVGGGQSILPDIHRQAVDGYGWINDAQFLDYFALSRITPGPASLLVTLIGWHVGGWSGAIAASIAIFLPCSLLIYALARVWARYRHTACIRAIEAGLVPVAAGMILASSCTILRAAEGGAWAWGVAAASTAALVYTRISPFIMLGLGAAVFLVALS from the coding sequence ATGAATCTGGCGACCCTGCACGATCTGTTTTCAGTCTTCACGCCGCTTTCTTTTCTGACGGTGGGCGGCGGACAAAGCATCCTGCCGGATATCCACCGCCAGGCAGTGGACGGCTATGGCTGGATCAACGATGCGCAGTTCCTGGACTACTTTGCGCTCTCGCGCATTACGCCGGGCCCGGCGTCCCTGCTGGTGACCTTGATAGGCTGGCATGTGGGCGGATGGAGCGGCGCCATCGCTGCGTCGATCGCAATCTTTCTGCCGTGCTCGCTGCTGATTTATGCGCTGGCGCGCGTCTGGGCGCGATACCGTCACACCGCTTGCATCCGGGCGATTGAAGCCGGGCTGGTGCCGGTGGCGGCGGGCATGATCCTGGCGTCGTCATGCACGATTTTGCGCGCGGCCGAAGGCGGCGCATGGGCTTGGGGCGTTGCGGCCGCATCCACCGCCGCACTCGTCTACACACGCATCAGCCCATTCATCATGCTGGGCCTGGGCGCTGCCGTTTTTCTGGTGGCGCTTTCTTGA
- a CDS encoding LysR family transcriptional regulator encodes MRNLDLDALQIFKAVADQGGVARAALHLNRVQSNVSTRLKQLEASLNAPLFRRQNRRLVLSDQGRVLLSYADRLLRLSDEAQAAVRDGAPQGVLRIGTMESTAAARLPPILAAYHAAWPQVGIELVTGTSGALAAKVRNYEIEAAFVAQPFPADGLTAIDAFNEELALISPLAWGEIKSPRELGDRTVIAFASGCSYRRILESWLNHEGMAPGRVMEFASYHAIVACVAAGSGMAIVPRSVLAVLAAEHSVRVSALSGPFGRAQTQLVWRADDDTPALQALRQELQASQA; translated from the coding sequence ATGAGAAACTTGGATCTGGACGCGTTGCAAATATTCAAGGCGGTGGCCGACCAGGGCGGCGTGGCGCGCGCGGCGCTCCACCTGAACCGGGTGCAGTCGAATGTATCGACGCGGCTCAAGCAGCTAGAAGCATCATTGAACGCCCCGCTCTTCCGGCGTCAAAACCGCCGGCTGGTGCTGTCCGATCAAGGACGCGTGCTGTTGTCGTACGCCGATCGTTTGCTGCGTCTGTCGGATGAGGCCCAGGCTGCTGTACGTGATGGAGCGCCGCAAGGCGTACTGCGCATCGGGACCATGGAAAGCACGGCCGCCGCGCGGCTGCCGCCTATTCTTGCCGCCTATCACGCCGCATGGCCGCAAGTGGGTATTGAGCTGGTGACGGGCACGTCGGGGGCGCTGGCCGCCAAGGTCCGCAACTACGAGATCGAAGCCGCATTTGTGGCGCAGCCGTTTCCCGCTGACGGACTGACGGCAATCGATGCATTCAATGAAGAGCTGGCGTTGATTTCACCGCTGGCTTGGGGCGAGATCAAAAGTCCGCGCGAACTGGGCGATCGAACCGTCATCGCGTTCGCATCGGGGTGCTCGTACCGGCGCATTCTTGAGTCGTGGCTGAACCACGAAGGCATGGCGCCAGGCAGGGTGATGGAGTTTGCGTCGTATCACGCCATCGTGGCGTGCGTGGCCGCCGGGTCCGGCATGGCGATTGTGCCGCGTTCGGTGCTGGCGGTGCTGGCGGCGGAACACTCGGTCCGCGTCAGCGCTTTGTCGGGACCCTTTGGCCGGGCGCAGACTCAGCTGGTCTGGCGCGCCGATGACGATACTCCCGCCTTGCAGGCGCTGCGGCAAGAGCTGCAAGCGTCACAGGCCTGA
- a CDS encoding chromate transporter, producing MSTAPIASPTLPQIFLAFTKVGLTSFGGGLSGWMMREFVQQRRWMSEADFLSGLALAQSFPGVNVVNLAIWIGFRLRGGPGALLGGLGITVPPMLVAIALAALFASMAQSHGLHVGMAGVAAAAVGVSLQTGLRAARRSLVGVVPAVIMAATFAAIFLLRLPLLWVVGAMAPLSILIAYTRIRRQEPRP from the coding sequence ATGTCCACCGCCCCCATCGCTTCGCCGACCCTGCCGCAGATTTTCCTGGCATTCACAAAAGTGGGCCTGACCAGTTTCGGAGGGGGTTTGAGCGGCTGGATGATGCGCGAATTTGTACAGCAGCGGCGCTGGATGTCCGAAGCGGATTTTCTTTCCGGCCTGGCGCTGGCCCAGTCCTTTCCCGGCGTGAATGTGGTGAACCTGGCCATTTGGATCGGGTTTCGGCTGCGCGGCGGCCCCGGCGCCTTGCTGGGTGGCTTGGGTATCACCGTGCCCCCGATGTTGGTAGCAATTGCGTTGGCAGCGCTGTTTGCCAGCATGGCGCAGTCGCACGGGCTGCACGTTGGCATGGCCGGCGTTGCTGCGGCGGCGGTGGGCGTATCGCTGCAAACGGGTCTGCGCGCAGCGCGGCGGTCCTTGGTTGGCGTGGTGCCGGCAGTGATCATGGCCGCGACGTTTGCCGCCATCTTTCTGTTGCGGCTGCCGCTTTTGTGGGTAGTGGGCGCGATGGCGCCGCTGTCGATCCTTATCGCCTACACGCGCATCCGCCGGCAGGAGCCGCGCCCATGA
- a CDS encoding OmpW/AlkL family protein, producing the protein MFSLNGRIRATAIAGLIAAGAFAAPAHAHEAGDVLFRVGVTQVRPSSNNGTVLDGSVKLDANNNVRPSFTLGYMVTRNIGIELLGAWPFQHDVSGSGLGKIGSSKQLPPTLSLQWHILPDSMIQPYIGVGINYTHFFDTKAEGALKGSDLKMGDSWGVAAQLGADFKINERWFMNADIRYIDIKSKVKLDGQHIGTARIDPWVATIGVGYRF; encoded by the coding sequence ATGTTTTCGCTGAACGGGCGTATTCGCGCCACCGCTATCGCCGGCCTGATTGCAGCCGGTGCATTCGCCGCTCCCGCGCATGCCCACGAAGCGGGCGATGTGCTGTTCCGGGTTGGCGTGACGCAGGTTCGCCCCTCTTCCAACAACGGCACCGTGCTCGACGGCTCGGTGAAGCTGGACGCCAACAACAACGTACGTCCCAGCTTCACGCTGGGCTATATGGTGACGCGCAACATCGGTATCGAACTGTTGGGCGCCTGGCCGTTCCAGCACGATGTCAGCGGCAGCGGCCTGGGCAAGATCGGCTCCAGCAAGCAATTGCCTCCCACGTTGAGCCTGCAATGGCACATCCTGCCTGACAGCATGATCCAACCCTACATCGGTGTGGGCATCAACTACACGCACTTCTTCGACACGAAGGCTGAAGGCGCGTTGAAGGGTTCTGATTTGAAGATGGGCGATTCCTGGGGTGTGGCCGCGCAGTTGGGCGCCGACTTCAAGATCAATGAACGCTGGTTCATGAACGCAGACATTCGCTACATCGACATCAAGTCGAAGGTGAAGCTGGACGGCCAACACATCGGCACCGCCCGCATCGACCCGTGGGTCGCGACCATCGGCGTCGGCTACCGCTTCTAA
- a CDS encoding YbfB/YjiJ family MFS transporter, whose protein sequence is MSTPAYPSVSASQNAASLAWPAALALAAAMGIGRFAFTPVWPLMAEEGGLSLTQGGWMASANYIGYLLGALAAVAWPVRRLRGRLAVSLLAVALLTLAMPLFHSVAAWSALRLAAGYASASAFICVVAWRPVPPGDPREVGAAAVTYAGVGAGIALTGLACLALMAGNVRADGMWLTLGTITLALSAIAWPGLNRHAAPVTRSAAAAAPARLPSSISRLALHYGVFGIGYIIPATFLPAMAKEIIPDPAIFGWAWPLFGLAAAVSCLLVPRLARGRDEKAVWQGAQALMALGMVTVAVWHHIAAVIVASLLVGGTFMVITQAGMLTARRAAKASAARAAAVMTAAFAAGQILGPLLASWAEHWGAGLPQVLGAGAAMLALSAWRLGKITTDDSSAGHNAIGPQGRTH, encoded by the coding sequence ATGTCAACGCCTGCTTACCCTTCTGTCTCTGCCTCGCAAAACGCCGCCAGCCTGGCTTGGCCGGCCGCGCTGGCTTTGGCCGCCGCCATGGGTATTGGCCGTTTCGCCTTTACGCCCGTGTGGCCGCTGATGGCCGAAGAGGGCGGGCTGTCGCTGACCCAAGGCGGCTGGATGGCCTCGGCCAACTACATCGGTTATCTGCTGGGTGCGCTGGCCGCCGTTGCCTGGCCTGTACGCCGCCTGCGTGGCCGGCTGGCGGTCAGTTTGCTCGCCGTGGCGTTACTGACGCTTGCCATGCCCCTGTTCCATAGCGTGGCCGCTTGGTCTGCGCTGCGTCTGGCTGCGGGCTACGCCAGCGCCAGCGCCTTTATTTGCGTGGTGGCATGGCGCCCCGTGCCGCCTGGCGACCCGCGCGAAGTCGGGGCGGCCGCCGTGACCTACGCAGGCGTAGGGGCGGGCATTGCCCTGACCGGCCTGGCCTGCCTGGCGCTGATGGCAGGCAATGTGCGGGCGGACGGCATGTGGCTGACCTTGGGCACCATCACCTTGGCCTTGTCGGCGATCGCGTGGCCGGGCCTGAACCGTCACGCGGCGCCCGTCACCCGTTCGGCCGCAGCCGCGGCACCTGCCCGCCTGCCTAGCTCGATCTCCAGGCTGGCGCTGCACTATGGCGTTTTTGGCATCGGCTACATCATTCCCGCCACGTTCCTGCCCGCAATGGCGAAAGAGATCATTCCCGACCCGGCCATCTTTGGATGGGCCTGGCCCTTGTTCGGCCTGGCTGCCGCCGTGTCCTGCCTGCTGGTTCCGCGGCTGGCGCGCGGACGCGACGAGAAGGCCGTCTGGCAGGGCGCCCAAGCCTTGATGGCGTTGGGCATGGTGACCGTCGCGGTCTGGCACCACATTGCCGCCGTGATCGTGGCATCGCTGCTGGTGGGCGGCACGTTCATGGTGATCACGCAGGCTGGCATGCTGACCGCAAGGCGCGCGGCCAAGGCCTCGGCGGCGCGTGCAGCCGCCGTCATGACCGCGGCGTTCGCCGCGGGCCAGATTCTGGGACCGCTGCTGGCCTCTTGGGCGGAACACTGGGGCGCGGGTCTGCCGCAAGTGCTGGGAGCCGGTGCGGCGATGTTGGCGCTGTCGGCATGGCGCTTGGGAAAAATCACGACAGATGACAGTAGCGCTGGGCATAATGCGATCGGCCCCCAGGGCCGTACACATTAG
- a CDS encoding glutamate synthase subunit beta — protein sequence MGKITGFMEFQRLQEASEAPQKRLKNWREFVLHLTDDQAKQQAARCMDCGIPFCNNGCPVNNIIPDWNDLVYKQDWRRALDVLHSTNNFPEFTGRICPAPCEAACTLNINSDAVGIKSIEHAIIDKGWAEGWVAPLVPARKTGKKVAVVGSGPAGMACAQQLARAGHAVTLFEKSDRIGGLLRYGIPDFKLEKHQIDRRISQMEAEGVEFAPSTYIGSPKDPVADGLTVRTPDSLLAEFDAVVMSGGSETPRDLPVPGRELSGVYYAMDFLRQQNKAVAGDRLTDQTLAKGKHVVVIGGGDTGSDCVGTSNRHGAASVTQFELMPQPPESENKTMTWPYWPLKMRTSSSHEEGCDRDWSVTTKLFQGSNGKVEKLIGSRVEWFKDEATGQMKMREVEGSEFEIKADLVLLAMGFVSPVQTVLDAFGVDRDARGNVRANTDDYRTNVEKVFTAGDMRRGQSLVVWAIREGRQCARSVDAYLMGSSELPR from the coding sequence ATGGGAAAGATTACCGGCTTTATGGAATTTCAGCGTCTGCAGGAGGCCTCCGAGGCCCCGCAGAAGCGGCTGAAGAACTGGCGCGAATTCGTGCTGCATTTGACCGATGACCAGGCCAAGCAGCAAGCCGCGCGCTGCATGGACTGCGGCATTCCGTTTTGCAACAACGGCTGCCCGGTCAACAACATCATCCCCGACTGGAATGACCTGGTGTACAAGCAGGACTGGCGCCGTGCGCTGGATGTGCTGCACTCCACCAACAACTTCCCGGAGTTCACGGGCCGCATCTGCCCGGCGCCGTGTGAAGCTGCCTGTACCTTGAACATCAACAGCGACGCGGTCGGTATCAAGTCGATCGAACACGCCATCATCGACAAGGGCTGGGCGGAAGGCTGGGTTGCGCCGCTGGTGCCTGCTCGCAAGACGGGCAAGAAGGTTGCCGTGGTGGGTTCAGGCCCCGCCGGCATGGCGTGCGCGCAGCAGCTGGCGCGTGCGGGCCATGCCGTGACCTTGTTCGAGAAGAGCGATCGGATCGGCGGCCTGTTGCGTTATGGCATTCCCGACTTCAAGCTGGAAAAGCACCAGATCGATCGCCGCATTTCGCAGATGGAAGCCGAAGGCGTCGAGTTCGCGCCGTCGACCTACATCGGCAGCCCGAAAGACCCCGTGGCCGATGGCCTGACCGTGCGCACGCCGGATTCGCTGTTGGCTGAATTCGACGCCGTGGTCATGAGCGGCGGTTCGGAAACGCCGCGTGACCTGCCGGTGCCGGGACGCGAACTGTCGGGCGTTTATTACGCCATGGATTTCCTGCGCCAGCAGAACAAGGCCGTGGCAGGCGACCGCCTGACCGACCAGACGCTGGCCAAAGGCAAGCACGTGGTCGTGATCGGCGGCGGCGACACGGGTTCTGATTGCGTGGGCACCAGCAACCGCCATGGCGCGGCCTCGGTCACGCAATTCGAACTGATGCCCCAGCCGCCCGAGTCCGAAAACAAGACCATGACGTGGCCGTACTGGCCGCTGAAAATGCGCACCTCGTCCTCGCACGAAGAGGGCTGCGACCGCGATTGGTCCGTGACCACCAAGCTGTTCCAGGGCAGCAATGGGAAGGTCGAAAAGCTGATCGGCTCGCGCGTGGAATGGTTCAAGGACGAAGCCACCGGCCAGATGAAGATGCGCGAAGTCGAAGGTTCGGAATTCGAAATCAAGGCCGATCTGGTGCTGCTGGCGATGGGTTTTGTATCGCCGGTGCAGACCGTGCTTGACGCCTTTGGCGTGGATCGCGATGCGCGCGGCAACGTGCGCGCCAACACCGACGACTACCGCACCAATGTGGAAAAAGTCTTTACCGCTGGCGACATGCGCCGGGGCCAATCGCTGGTGGTCTGGGCCATCCGCGAAGGCCGTCAGTGCGCCCGTTCAGTCGATGCGTACCTGATGGGCAGCAGCGAACTGCCGCGCTGA